The Cyclobacterium amurskyense genome contains the following window.
GAACCCAAGAAATATCTTTTACGAATTAAACTTAATTCCTTCCCATTGCAATTAATTACATTTTAAAATTTTGTATTTGTGTGATTTGTGGATAAAAAGGTTGCTCATAAAGCCTTTTCCCTGTCGCTTTGTAAAGAGAATTTCCCAATGCAGCAAATACCGGTGGAAATAAAGGCTCACCCAAACCGGTAGGGTTCTCATTATTTTCTACAAAGTACACTTCAATATTTTTGGGTGCTTCGCTATGGCGGATCATTCGGTATTTATCAAAATTCCTTTTTGTTGGTGCACCATTTTCAAAGGCCATTTCACCATAAAATGCATTCCCTATTCCATCAACAATTGCTCCTTCTCCCATATTGGCCGCAGCGTCCGGGTTAACTACTACCCCACAGTCAACAGCAGCAAAGACATTTTCAACGACGGGCTGATTGTCAACAATAGAAATATCAATCACCTCGGCCACATACGAATTATGACAGAAATAGGCAGATACACCACGGTGAATTCCGGGTGAAGGTTTCTCCCAATTAGATTTATCCCGAACAAGTTTCAAGACTCCTGCATACCGTTTTGGATCATAATCATTATTATCACCCACAGGGTTGGTCGCTGCTTTTTCAAGCAGTTCAAGACGAAAATCGATGGGATCTTTGTCCATCACTTCCGCAAGTTCATCCAGGAAACTTTGCTCAGCACCTGCAATAAAGTTGGACCTCGGTGCACGAAAAGCTCCTATAGTTATATTTGATTCAATTTGCCAACTTTCGGCAAGGTAGTTTTCTACAGCTCCGGCAGGAAATCTATTTGCATGCAATGGAGATTCAGGAATTCCTCCTGCCTTTACATGAAATGCCAAAAGGTTGTTTTCGTTATCCAATGCAGCCTTATAGGTCGCTGAATAGGTGGGCCGGTATACCCCTGCACTCATGTCGTCTTCACGGGTATAGGTCATTTTTACAGGAGCCTGAATTTTTTGAGAAATCAATGCCGCCTCCACAAAATGATGACTATATGCCCTACGGCCAAAACCTCCACCCATTCTGGCCAGCTTTATTTGTATATTTTCCCGAGGAATCCCCAAGCTACTGGAAAGCGTTCCCATAATAAAATCCGGCGCTTGTGTAGGCCCGTAAATGACAGCCTTGTCACCTTTCACATCTGCAAAGGCATTCATTGGTTCCATGGTATTGTGTGCCAAAAAAGGAGCGGTATAAGTACGTTCAATCACTTTAGTCGCCCGCTTGAATGCACTTTCGGGATCCCCATCTTTTCTTCGAACCTGTCCCGGCTTAGCGTGATAATCGGCCATATTTTTTTTATGAATACTGGAGCTTTCCAATCCTGCCGGAACCTTCACCTCAATATTTTCTCCACCTCTACCTGCCATAGGGAAAGTACCTGTAGAAGCGGGTTCCCATTCTGCTTTAATACTTTTTTTGGCTTGCATGACTTCCCAAGTTGAGTTGCCAACAATGGCTATAAGCTCTGGAAAGGTCGTGGTATCGAAAAAATTTCTTGCATAATCATCTTTAAAAACATTGATCTTAAAAGCATCCTGAATCCCCGGCAATGAGACCACAGAACTCCTGTCAAAATCCACTAGCTTCATCCCAAATGCAGGAGGATGCACAATGGCTGCATACTTCATACCG
Protein-coding sequences here:
- a CDS encoding xanthine dehydrogenase family protein molybdopterin-binding subunit → MAFTDNKLDRRSFLKVSALAGGGMMLSFSWLAGCQPKSEDVLTMPDEWFELNSYIKIGDNGVVTLFNPNPEFGSNVKTSLPMLLAEELDVDWKMVTVEQADFYPERFDRQFTGGSQGIRQGWIPLRTAGATARKLIVQAAAQSWNVAEGEITTNQGIVKHITSEKRAGYGEMASLAGTLDTPDPETVKLKEISDFKIIGKSKKNVDGDKIVTGKSIFSIDHKVSGMKYAAIVHPPAFGMKLVDFDRSSVVSLPGIQDAFKINVFKDDYARNFFDTTTFPELIAIVGNSTWEVMQAKKSIKAEWEPASTGTFPMAGRGGENIEVKVPAGLESSSIHKKNMADYHAKPGQVRRKDGDPESAFKRATKVIERTYTAPFLAHNTMEPMNAFADVKGDKAVIYGPTQAPDFIMGTLSSSLGIPRENIQIKLARMGGGFGRRAYSHHFVEAALISQKIQAPVKMTYTREDDMSAGVYRPTYSATYKAALDNENNLLAFHVKAGGIPESPLHANRFPAGAVENYLAESWQIESNITIGAFRAPRSNFIAGAEQSFLDELAEVMDKDPIDFRLELLEKAATNPVGDNNDYDPKRYAGVLKLVRDKSNWEKPSPGIHRGVSAYFCHNSYVAEVIDISIVDNQPVVENVFAAVDCGVVVNPDAAANMGEGAIVDGIGNAFYGEMAFENGAPTKRNFDKYRMIRHSEAPKNIEVYFVENNENPTGLGEPLFPPVFAALGNSLYKATGKRLYEQPFYPQITQIQNFKM